GCAAAAGTAACAAAATATTCATTGTTAAATAAATCTCGCACTTCTTGTGCAATTGTAATTTCACTTGAAACTGCCATAATACACGTTGGTTTTCGCTGCAAAACTTCCATGGCAATACTTGGCCCATAAATCCCTGCATATGCTTTTAAAATTTTATCATCAATTAATTTAACAATTGAGCGAGATAATACTTCATGCGTTTCAGGATCTAATCCTTTTGCAACATTAATAATCACAACCGGTTTTGTTACTGTTTGATTAATCTTTTCAATAACTGGTTTAATAGCAATAACTGGAATTCCCAAAATAATATATTCAGCATCTTCAACAGCTGCAGCAAAATTAGTTGTTGCTCTAATTTCACGATTAATTTTTAAATCACCAAAAAAATGGCTATTTAAATGCTCATTATTAATATCATTGACTTCTTTACTATCAATTCCATACATAATAACATTATGGTCATTATCTGTTAAAACATTGGCCAAAACAGTGCCATATGCTCCCGTGCCAATAATAGTGATATTCTTTTGTTCTTTTTTCATTATTATTTACCTCATTACTTTCTTTCTCTAAATAGTATTTTAATTGGTACCCCATCAAATCCAAAATGTTCACGAATTTGATTTTCAAGAAACCGTTTATAAGAAAAATGAATATATTTAGGATTGTTACAAAACATAATAAAAGTTGGAATCATACTTTCTGGTTGCGTAGCATAATAAATTTTTATGCGACCACCATTAAAATCAGGCGGAGGATTTAGTAGTTGTGCTTTAACTAAAATTTCATTTAAAACACTAGTTTTTATGCGCTGAGTTAATCCAGCATAAACTTCATCAATTGTTTGAAATAAGATATGCACGCGTTTTTTTTCTAGTGCCGAAACAAAAACCATTTTAGCATAATTTAAGTACTTAAAATAACCACGAATTTGTTTTTCAATTACTTGCATTGAACGATCATTTTTTTCTGTTACTGCATCTCATTTGTTAACAACTAGAATAATTGGTTTGTTTTGTTCAAAAGCGATTCCAGCAATATTAGTATCTTGGTCAGTAATTGGTATTGTCCCATCAATAATTAGTAAAACGAGATCACTTCGTTCAATCGCACTAACCGCACGAAGAACACTATATTTCTCTAATTTCTCATAAACCTTCCCCTTCCGTCTAATTCCTGCCGTATCAATAACAGTATAAAGGTGATCATTTCGTTTAAAGGTTGTATCAATTGAATCAGTGGTTGTTCCAGCGATTGGAGAAACAATTACCCGTTCTTCTCCTAAAATAGCATTTGTCAAGGATGATTTTCCAACATTTGGTTTGCCAATTAAGGAAAAATGAATTCCTTCGGTTCTTGGTTGAATTGGAATTTGATCTAAATAAGAAATTACTTTATCCAATAAGTCCCCAATACCAATCCCATGCGTTGCCGACACAGCAATTGGTTCACCAAATCCTAATGTCATATATTCATATAACTCACTTTCTTTTTCTTGTTTATCATA
This genomic window from Spiroplasma sp. SV19 contains:
- a CDS encoding NAD(P)H-dependent glycerol-3-phosphate dehydrogenase — translated: MKKEQKNITIIGTGAYGTVLANVLTDNDHNVIMYGIDSKEVNDINNEHLNSHFFGDLKINREIRATTNFAAAVEDAEYIILGIPVIAIKPVIEKINQTVTKPVVIINVAKGLDPETHEVLSRSIVKLIDDKILKAYAGIYGPSIAMEVLQRKPTCIMAVSSEITIAQEVRDLFNNEYFVTFANTDVVGAEYAVALKNAVAIASGIFNGLYASDNAKASLITMGLNEIQLFAKAKGARIETFLNFAGLADLILTATSTKSRNYSLGFEIAQADDAKKVLESHAKTVEGVLTCKTIVLDARVNKIVLPLFEALYDILYNNKRPSAIINSVFTKAILA
- the der gene encoding ribosome biogenesis GTPase Der; amino-acid sequence: MAKKGTVAIVGRPNVGKSTLFNRIIKNRLAIVEDTPGVTRDRIYAFSEWLTREFLMIDTGGITLDHEAMFAQEIKMQAEIAIAEADVIIFVLSYKEEVTPDDEMIAKILYRAKKPVLLVINKYDKQEKESELYEYMTLGFGEPIAVSATHGIGIGDLLDKVISYLDQIPIQPRTEGIHFSLIGKPNVGKSSLTNAILGEERVIVSPIAGTTTDSIDTTFKRNDHLYTVIDTAGIRRKGKVYEKLEKYSVLRAVSAIERSDLVLLIIDGTIPITDQDTNIAGIAFEQNKPIILVVNKWDAVTEKNDRSMQVIEKQIRGYFKYLNYAKMVFVSALEKKRVHILFQTIDEVYAGLTQRIKTSVLNEILVKAQLLNPPPDFNGGRIKIYYATQPESMIPTFIMFCNNPKYIHFSYKRFLENQIREHFGFDGVPIKILFRERK